One Euphorbia lathyris chromosome 1, ddEupLath1.1, whole genome shotgun sequence DNA segment encodes these proteins:
- the LOC136216258 gene encoding putative two-component response regulator ARR21 isoform X1 — MANNKGKAVVMVADESCGSSVNEEGFAPKNGRKRVIDEEEAVVVVPKKQKVAWTDLLHFRFLQAVIYLGLEKAVPKKIVELMNVSGLSIENVGSHLQKYRQFLKKVAKSYEVSEKTFMSPFATSYNSLLMNQNYPLFPRKSLSAFQQERRETIAKSFSNNHCLEASASNYAPQFRHGQSGLSSGYANFQRPMFGDTHLFHQPNQSRYGIKMQPNNAMNGFPAPPKSMYQQQNDQVGSNFGNPSPYFHSGNDANSESVNTMGITTRTNFNPSSSYSGMRVNSNSLLGIGSNVGYGSTNWTNNTGIENANAALTNNYVLNQGGFSSDPAFGSSFGLGGSSSSSGTFGTSDLEPLVFGSTNSTTPFQQEGALNMESPYQPGLNSTEFLNLDFSNSCTISKKSAWNGQCSQQEGALNIESTYQPGLNSNEFLNVDFSNSCTISNKSLWNGQHSQKGAENANFGSDGNSTNGYFSSSDQPQGSSSEAPMDLEFNHIHQEIGTFNENQEWGEDLLNIIDTPFGLESEVEGIGGVTEPAAKLESEGELVRRSTRVKRVPTWKEDYVE, encoded by the exons ATGGCAAATAACAAAG GTAAAGCAGTGGTCATGGTTGCAGATGAGAGCTGTGGATCTTCTGTGAATGAAGAGGGTTTTGCACCCAAGAATGGAAGAAAAAGAGTAATAGATGAAGAAGAGGCTGTTGTTGTTGTACCCAAGAAGCAGAAGGTGGCTTGGACTGATTTACTTCATTTTCGCTTCTTGCAAGCCGTAATCTATCTCGGGTTAGAAA AGGCTGTTCCTAAAAAGATTGTTGAGTTAATGAATGTTTCAGGCTTGAGTATAGAAAATGTTGGTAGCCACTTACAG AAATACAGACAGTTTCTTAAGAAGGTAGCAAAGAGTTATGAAGTGTCAGAAAAGACATTTATGTCACCATTTGCAACGAGCTATAATTCCTTGTTAATGAACCAAAATTACCCCCTATTTCCTCGAAAATCATTGAGCGCATTCCAACAAGAACGTAGAGAAACGATTGCAAAGAGCTTCTCTAATAATCATTGTCTTGAAGCTTCTGCTAGCAATTATGCACCACAGTTCCGACATGGACAATCCGGTTTATCAAGTGGTTATGCAAATTTTCAGCGACCAATGTTTGGCGACACACATCTTTTTCACCAACCAAATCAGTCAAG ATACGGGATTAAAATGCAACCGAACAATGCTATGAATGGCTTCCCAGCTCCTCCAAAGTCAATGTATCAGCAGCAGAATGACCAGGTTGGATCAAACTTTGGCAATCCATCTCCATATTTCCATTCTGGAAATGATGCTAATTCAGAAAGTGTAAACACTATGGGAATAACTACCAGGACTAATTTCAATCCCAGTAGTAGTTATTCTGGAATGAGGGTGAATAGCAATAGCTTGCTCGGAATTGGTTCTAATGTTGGTTATGGTTCGACGAATTGGACTAACAACACTGGAATTGAAAATGCAAATGCTGCCCTTACTAATAACTATGTGCTTAATCAAGGAGGCTTTTCTTCCGATCCTGCATTTGGTAGCTCGTTCGGACTAGGAGGATCTTCTTCGTCTTCTGGCACATTTGGTACTTCTGATCTTGAACCTCTAGTCTTTGGCTCCACCAACTCTACAACTCCTTTCCAG CAGGAAGGTGCATTGAACATGGAGAGCCCGTATCAACCCGGACTAAACTCTACTGAATTCCTAAATCTTGATTTTTCTAACTCGTGCACTATTTCCAAGAAATCTGCTTGGAACGGCCAATGCTCTCAACAG GAAGGTGCATTGAACATCGAGAGCACGTATCAACCCGGATTAAATTCTAATGAATTTCTAAATGTTGATTTTTCTAACTCGTGCACTATTTCGAACAAATCTCTTTGGAATGGCCAACACTCTCAAAAA GGTGCAGAAAATGCCAATTTTGGCAGTGATGGAAATTCTACAAATGGGTATTTCTCAAGTTCTGATCAG CCACAAGGCAGTTCCAGTGAAGCACCTATGGATTTAGAGTTCAACCACATACATCAAGAAATAGGAACATTCAATGAGAATCAG GAGTGGGGAGAGGATCTCTTGAACATCATTGATACACCATTCGGTTTAGAGAGTGAAGTCGAGGGAATTGGTGGAGTTACTGAACCAGCCGCTAAGCTAGAATCGGAGGGCGAATTAGTCCGACGTTCGACTCGGGTCAAACGGGTCCCCACATGGAAAGAAGACTATGTCGAATAG
- the LOC136216258 gene encoding uncharacterized protein isoform X3, which produces MLVATYRQFLKKVAKSYEVSEKTFMSPFATSYNSLLMNQNYPLFPRKSLSAFQQERRETIAKSFSNNHCLEASASNYAPQFRHGQSGLSSGYANFQRPMFGDTHLFHQPNQSRYGIKMQPNNAMNGFPAPPKSMYQQQNDQVGSNFGNPSPYFHSGNDANSESVNTMGITTRTNFNPSSSYSGMRVNSNSLLGIGSNVGYGSTNWTNNTGIENANAALTNNYVLNQGGFSSDPAFGSSFGLGGSSSSSGTFGTSDLEPLVFGSTNSTTPFQQEGALNMESPYQPGLNSTEFLNLDFSNSCTISKKSAWNGQCSQQEGALNIESTYQPGLNSNEFLNVDFSNSCTISNKSLWNGQHSQKGAENANFGSDGNSTNGYFSSSDQPQGSSSEAPMDLEFNHIHQEIGTFNENQEWGEDLLNIIDTPFGLESEVEGIGGVTEPAAKLESEGELVRRSTRVKRVPTWKEDYVE; this is translated from the exons ATGTTGGTAGCCACTTACAG ACAGTTTCTTAAGAAGGTAGCAAAGAGTTATGAAGTGTCAGAAAAGACATTTATGTCACCATTTGCAACGAGCTATAATTCCTTGTTAATGAACCAAAATTACCCCCTATTTCCTCGAAAATCATTGAGCGCATTCCAACAAGAACGTAGAGAAACGATTGCAAAGAGCTTCTCTAATAATCATTGTCTTGAAGCTTCTGCTAGCAATTATGCACCACAGTTCCGACATGGACAATCCGGTTTATCAAGTGGTTATGCAAATTTTCAGCGACCAATGTTTGGCGACACACATCTTTTTCACCAACCAAATCAGTCAAG ATACGGGATTAAAATGCAACCGAACAATGCTATGAATGGCTTCCCAGCTCCTCCAAAGTCAATGTATCAGCAGCAGAATGACCAGGTTGGATCAAACTTTGGCAATCCATCTCCATATTTCCATTCTGGAAATGATGCTAATTCAGAAAGTGTAAACACTATGGGAATAACTACCAGGACTAATTTCAATCCCAGTAGTAGTTATTCTGGAATGAGGGTGAATAGCAATAGCTTGCTCGGAATTGGTTCTAATGTTGGTTATGGTTCGACGAATTGGACTAACAACACTGGAATTGAAAATGCAAATGCTGCCCTTACTAATAACTATGTGCTTAATCAAGGAGGCTTTTCTTCCGATCCTGCATTTGGTAGCTCGTTCGGACTAGGAGGATCTTCTTCGTCTTCTGGCACATTTGGTACTTCTGATCTTGAACCTCTAGTCTTTGGCTCCACCAACTCTACAACTCCTTTCCAG CAGGAAGGTGCATTGAACATGGAGAGCCCGTATCAACCCGGACTAAACTCTACTGAATTCCTAAATCTTGATTTTTCTAACTCGTGCACTATTTCCAAGAAATCTGCTTGGAACGGCCAATGCTCTCAACAG GAAGGTGCATTGAACATCGAGAGCACGTATCAACCCGGATTAAATTCTAATGAATTTCTAAATGTTGATTTTTCTAACTCGTGCACTATTTCGAACAAATCTCTTTGGAATGGCCAACACTCTCAAAAA GGTGCAGAAAATGCCAATTTTGGCAGTGATGGAAATTCTACAAATGGGTATTTCTCAAGTTCTGATCAG CCACAAGGCAGTTCCAGTGAAGCACCTATGGATTTAGAGTTCAACCACATACATCAAGAAATAGGAACATTCAATGAGAATCAG GAGTGGGGAGAGGATCTCTTGAACATCATTGATACACCATTCGGTTTAGAGAGTGAAGTCGAGGGAATTGGTGGAGTTACTGAACCAGCCGCTAAGCTAGAATCGGAGGGCGAATTAGTCCGACGTTCGACTCGGGTCAAACGGGTCCCCACATGGAAAGAAGACTATGTCGAATAG
- the LOC136216258 gene encoding putative two-component response regulator ARR21 isoform X2, with protein sequence MANNKGKAVVMVADESCGSSVNEEGFAPKNGRKRVIDEEEAVVVVPKKQKVAWTDLLHFRFLQAVIYLGLEKAVPKKIVELMNVSGLSIENVGSHLQKYRQFLKKVAKSYEVSEKTFMSPFATSYNSLLMNQNYPLFPRKSLSAFQQERRETIAKSFSNNHCLEASASNYAPQFRHGQSGLSSGYANFQRPMFGDTHLFHQPNQSRYGIKMQPNNAMNGFPAPPKSMYQQQNDQVGSNFGNPSPYFHSGNDANSESVNTMGITTRTNFNPSSSYSGMRVNSNSLLGIGSNVGYGSTNWTNNTGIENANAALTNNYVLNQGGFSSDPAFGSSFGLGGSSSSSGTFGTSDLEPLVFGSTNSTTPFQEGALNMESPYQPGLNSTEFLNLDFSNSCTISKKSAWNGQCSQQEGALNIESTYQPGLNSNEFLNVDFSNSCTISNKSLWNGQHSQKGAENANFGSDGNSTNGYFSSSDQPQGSSSEAPMDLEFNHIHQEIGTFNENQEWGEDLLNIIDTPFGLESEVEGIGGVTEPAAKLESEGELVRRSTRVKRVPTWKEDYVE encoded by the exons ATGGCAAATAACAAAG GTAAAGCAGTGGTCATGGTTGCAGATGAGAGCTGTGGATCTTCTGTGAATGAAGAGGGTTTTGCACCCAAGAATGGAAGAAAAAGAGTAATAGATGAAGAAGAGGCTGTTGTTGTTGTACCCAAGAAGCAGAAGGTGGCTTGGACTGATTTACTTCATTTTCGCTTCTTGCAAGCCGTAATCTATCTCGGGTTAGAAA AGGCTGTTCCTAAAAAGATTGTTGAGTTAATGAATGTTTCAGGCTTGAGTATAGAAAATGTTGGTAGCCACTTACAG AAATACAGACAGTTTCTTAAGAAGGTAGCAAAGAGTTATGAAGTGTCAGAAAAGACATTTATGTCACCATTTGCAACGAGCTATAATTCCTTGTTAATGAACCAAAATTACCCCCTATTTCCTCGAAAATCATTGAGCGCATTCCAACAAGAACGTAGAGAAACGATTGCAAAGAGCTTCTCTAATAATCATTGTCTTGAAGCTTCTGCTAGCAATTATGCACCACAGTTCCGACATGGACAATCCGGTTTATCAAGTGGTTATGCAAATTTTCAGCGACCAATGTTTGGCGACACACATCTTTTTCACCAACCAAATCAGTCAAG ATACGGGATTAAAATGCAACCGAACAATGCTATGAATGGCTTCCCAGCTCCTCCAAAGTCAATGTATCAGCAGCAGAATGACCAGGTTGGATCAAACTTTGGCAATCCATCTCCATATTTCCATTCTGGAAATGATGCTAATTCAGAAAGTGTAAACACTATGGGAATAACTACCAGGACTAATTTCAATCCCAGTAGTAGTTATTCTGGAATGAGGGTGAATAGCAATAGCTTGCTCGGAATTGGTTCTAATGTTGGTTATGGTTCGACGAATTGGACTAACAACACTGGAATTGAAAATGCAAATGCTGCCCTTACTAATAACTATGTGCTTAATCAAGGAGGCTTTTCTTCCGATCCTGCATTTGGTAGCTCGTTCGGACTAGGAGGATCTTCTTCGTCTTCTGGCACATTTGGTACTTCTGATCTTGAACCTCTAGTCTTTGGCTCCACCAACTCTACAACTCCTTTCCAG GAAGGTGCATTGAACATGGAGAGCCCGTATCAACCCGGACTAAACTCTACTGAATTCCTAAATCTTGATTTTTCTAACTCGTGCACTATTTCCAAGAAATCTGCTTGGAACGGCCAATGCTCTCAACAG GAAGGTGCATTGAACATCGAGAGCACGTATCAACCCGGATTAAATTCTAATGAATTTCTAAATGTTGATTTTTCTAACTCGTGCACTATTTCGAACAAATCTCTTTGGAATGGCCAACACTCTCAAAAA GGTGCAGAAAATGCCAATTTTGGCAGTGATGGAAATTCTACAAATGGGTATTTCTCAAGTTCTGATCAG CCACAAGGCAGTTCCAGTGAAGCACCTATGGATTTAGAGTTCAACCACATACATCAAGAAATAGGAACATTCAATGAGAATCAG GAGTGGGGAGAGGATCTCTTGAACATCATTGATACACCATTCGGTTTAGAGAGTGAAGTCGAGGGAATTGGTGGAGTTACTGAACCAGCCGCTAAGCTAGAATCGGAGGGCGAATTAGTCCGACGTTCGACTCGGGTCAAACGGGTCCCCACATGGAAAGAAGACTATGTCGAATAG